The window GAGATCCTTCTGACGACCTTGAAGATCGATGTCATACCACCGTCGCTGGTGGTGGTGTGCGTCGGGGTCGTTGCTATCACAGCTAATCTACTCGCGATCTACACGAACGATCACTTCGGGAGACGAACGATGCTCGCGGTGTCCACTCTAGGGGTCGCCATCAACTTCGCTCTCATCGGTGGTCACTATTTACTCTTCAGGAATCAGTACGACATCTCCAACATTCAGTGGGTCGTCATTTCGGAATTTATGATGTACATATTCTTCCTGAATATTGGACTGACGCATATTCCGAGTTGTCTTCTGAGCGAAATATTTTCTCCCGAGCTGAAGGAGATCGGCTCGTGCATCGCGAATATCGTATGCTCGTTTTCTGCCTTCGTCGCCAGCAAGAGCTATCAGCCGCTGCTGGACGCCACCTCCGAGGAGTTCATATTCTTTTTTTATGCGATTCTCGTGTTCCTCATGTTTGTTTATACGATTGTTGTCATTCCCGAGACGAAGGGAAAGTCGCTACAGGAGATTCAGGAGATGTTGACGAAGAGGAGTGAACGAACTAACGAACGAACGAATGAACGAATTAAACAGAACGACACGCTGATAAGACGTCCACGGAATGATGATATGATATCGAAATCgtaattgttatttaattggattttaatgaaaatttatggaacgTTTTGTGGCGGTGGACGTGGACACGTGAgcggagaaatatttattgaatagatttttttttacttgaaatgatttttgtggTGGGGAATGtggagggggtgagagggggtgGGGATGGGACCGATGGGACTGACGAATTTATTCGCAGGGGGCGAATACTGTCGCCTGACGGGGAGGCCAAAATGGCTGATGGGGTCGTTGCAGAGACTCAGGGGGATGGCCTTGAGGTTTGGGACTGTCCGGGCCTGCTTGTGACGAGTGGTTGGGACTTGGAACGGTCCCAGTTGTAAATATCATCccttcaataaatattcgttTGTTCAGAggtatttttttgtgttttaatTCGTTCTTCGGGGGGTGAGGGTGGGGATGGAGATGGAGAGACGATCGCTGGTGGAAAAAGGACTTATTGGGGGCCTTTTAAGGCCCATTGGGGACCTGGATGACTTCCTGGTGGGTAAAAAGGTCGGGGGGGGAGGGTGAAGGGTGAGGGAGGGCCTTAATCATTTTCTAGATCGATTTGAATGAAGTCCGGAGCAAAATGGGGCGCTAGTCAGGGGGTAGGGGACTTATTGGGCCCTATACACATGTCGACCTCCGTCAGTTTCATTAGAAACACTTTCATGCAGTTATTTATGGAAATTCCATCTCGTCACCTGCAACAGAAGAAAATCGGGCATGTTAAGGTGGGCCAGCACCGCTGCAGGTGAAAAATTGGGACTTATAGCGGTGGAAGTCGGCGGTTTGGGCCAGGGAAAGTCGTTTCATGTTTCGAAAGTTCGGAAATGGAAATAATGACCTCTTATAGTGATGCCCCAGACCCCCCCAGGGGACTGGCCACTCTCTATGAGGCCCCGGGGCATAAGGCCCCGAATTTCGGgcccaaaaaaatttctcggcGAAAAATTACCCGCGAAAATTCGTAAATGTTTTATTCTATTAGAAAATGACTTCGGCGGCACTCAGGGCCACACGTGTCATGTCACTCGCGATAGTGCACGAAAAATGAATGTAACTTGATCGTTAGGGGAACGCATTACTTTCGTTTGGACGTGTTATTGTTGTGGGGAGGAGGTGAACTGTCTCGGTCGTATGTTAATGATAGTCGATTACTGCGATGTTTCAGTCACGAATTTCAGTGGATTTTATGGACAGTCGTATCGCATCGTGGGGTTTTCTGGAGTTAATGGGGTCCCATTGATTGGAGGTATCAACATGACGCCGTCGAATAGGAAGACGTTGGAAGGAAGATCGAAGCTTTGGCCGCAGTGGCTTGCTGCTGCCACAGGTGAGCCAGTTATTTACCGACATTCGAGTCTAGCGTGCGTTAAAATATCGGTTTCGACGGGTTTTGGTGGCGGAGAGTGACGATGAATGTCGAGATTAGGGTATTTTGTCGGTCGGGGGCAGTGGAAGGGACTGGGAGAGAGGGATTTGGGCCTTGAGATGCCCTTGGGGGGGCCCGAGGCCCTTCGAAGGGCCCCGAGGGATCCCTCGGGCCCATTTTGTGATGATTGACGTGTTTTAATGGTCTTTAGAATAGTATTTTGACTGTTTGTGACTGTGAAAAGATTGTGAGTCAACAAAGAGGAGACGGGAGGGTCGGCGCGGTACTGGGGGGCCGGGGTTCGACTCCCGATCGAGCTAAACCCGACGTTCTTTCCCTCAAATTCTCATTCCCTTCGATTTATCTGATCCCCAACGAACATTCGACTCCGTTTCCGGTGAAGTTCTCCAGTATTCGGTACCTCAATTAATAAGAAACCTCGGCGCAGTACTGGCGGACCCGGGTTCGACTCCCGATCGAGTTAAACCCGACGTTCTTCCTCTCAAATTCTCATTCCCTTTCGATTTCCGATAAATCAGACTCTGATTTTTGTTCCAGTCACTGTACTAGCCCTTCTCCATGGCCTCACCGGTGGCTGGAGCTCTCCGTACCTCGCTAAACTGACCCAAGGAACCGAGTCCTTGAACATCACCGATGATCAAGTCTCCTGGATCAGCTCCTTGCATCACATGTCCCGACCTGTGGGCTGCATCACTGGAGCTGTCATAGCTCATAAATTCGGAAGCAGAAAGGGAGTTCTTCTCGCTGGAGTTCCTCACGCCGTCGCCTGGATGTGTTTCCTGATAAGTCAATCCGTCGCTCTGATTTACACGTCTCGGGTGTCCAGTGGCTTCGCCATTGGTTCGTACCTCACCGTCTTTCCTCTGTACATCGGGGAGATCAGCAATCCCAGGATCAGGGGATCACTCATCACTGTCGTCGTCCAGGGGACTGGCATTGGGTACCTCATGGGGAATGCCCTGGGGGCTTATCTGTCCATGAAGACCTTCGCCATCGTCAGCCTCACCATCAGCATCATCTTCGTCGTACTCGTGTCCTTGATTCCTGATAGCTCGCACTATCTTGTCAGGAAGAAGAAGTACGAGAAGGCAGCGAAGTCCATGAAGTGGTATGACCGCGGGGATGACGTCACTGCTGAGCTCGGCGGACTCATCGCTTACATCGGCCCACCTCGGCAACTGTCGGTTAAGGACACCATTCGGCTGTCCCTGACGCCGATGAACCGAAAGGTCCTGGCGAATGTCCTTGCGATACAAATTGTGATGCATTTGGGTGGCCCTCACGTCATTCGGATGTACATGGAAATCCTTCTGACGACCTTGAAAGTCGACGTTGTCCCGCCGTCGGTGGCGGTTGTATGCGCT of the Diachasmimorpha longicaudata isolate KC_UGA_2023 chromosome 20, iyDiaLong2, whole genome shotgun sequence genome contains:
- the LOC135171491 gene encoding facilitated trehalose transporter Tret1-like; its protein translation is MTPSNRKTLEGRSKLWPQWLAAATVTVLALLHGLTGGWSSPYLAKLTQGTESLNITDDQVSWISSLHHMSRPVGCITGAVIAHKFGSRKGVLLAGVPHAVAWMCFLISQSVALIYTSRVSSGFAIGSYLTVFPLYIGEISNPRIRGSLITVVVQGTGIGYLMGNALGAYLSMKTFAIVSLTISIIFVVLVSLIPDSSHYLVRKKKYEKAAKSMKWYDRGDDVTAELGGLIAYIGPPRQLSVKDTIRLSLTPMNRKVLANVLAIQIVMHLGGPHVIRMYMEILLTTLKVDVVPPSVAVVCAGVFAMVGGILATYTTDYFGRRVMLAISSLGVSVVFLLLGIKFLLFRQDYDLTRIQWLIIIEFMMYMFFMNVGLTSIPCCLVGEMFPPEFKELGSCVASIVAAIAAFVVSKNYQPILSATSEEFVLFLYAFFVFFMFVYTVVFVPETKGKSLQEIQDMLMKRRVRRG